A segment of the Suncus etruscus isolate mSunEtr1 chromosome 7, mSunEtr1.pri.cur, whole genome shotgun sequence genome:
GCATCCTTATCTAGAAAGTAGTAGTTTTATCCTTGAAATACAAGCTGCCTGGATTCCCTTTTCTCACACCTCACTTCCACTCCCAGTGAATTCTATTAGCCTTGAGCCTGTGCTCTTCTCTCCCCCTCACATTCTGCCCAGTGAACCCTCACCTCAGGATTCCTCCCACCCAGCCCACAACCACCATAGCCAGTTCCTCTCCCCAGAGCACCTCAAGAAAGCTTCCTGAAAATGGGGGCTGATCGGGCAAGGTGGGACAACACTGAGCCTGTCTCCCAGGATACGAAGTACCCCTTCCCCCAACCTTCACCTTTCTGATTTAGACACTCCAGCTTCTCCATCTGCCTGGGGCTCTTTCTCCAGGCCCTCCCTTGACCTATTCAAAGCTCCTTTAGGAACTCTCTGAGCCAGCTCTAGACCACACATCTTCCCATGTCCCTAAGGgactgtctgtttttgtttttgtttttgggtcacacccagcagtgctcaggagttactcccagctgtgCGCTCAGAACCTCCTGGCTCGAAGaactgactatatgggatgccggggatcaaaactgtgtccgtcctgggtcagctgagtgcaaggcaaatgccctaccactgtgctagcactccaatCCCCCTAAGTGACTGTCTGTTCCCTGAGAGGAGGCTCCTTCACACGTAGTGTTCCAGCACCCAACCTATGAGGCAGAGGATGGGTGTATAATACAACCATGGGATTCTCCCAGGTTTGCAGGCATTCCTGCAAGTCCCCCAGTTCTAATGGGCAGCTGAGGGGCTCTTCTCCTCCCTCACTCCAAGTTTCACCAGGAACGAGGAGCTCCTGCTGGCTCCTGTCTGTACCAGAGGCATCCCTAGAATTCTAAGACCATGCCAGGAATGCAGGCTATGTGGAGGCCAGCCAAGGCCAGCCACAGGTGGGGGACTGAGAGGAGGCTGGGTGGGGCAAGGACAGCTGCTGACATTCTGGCTGGAGCTCTGGTGCCAGCCAGGGACAGCTGTCCCTCCTGCAGGCACCATCGCAGACACTTCCAGCGCTTTGCAGGCAACTGGCCTTCCCCCGTGACTGGTGTCACAGTTCAGCCTCAGTCCTGGCCCCGGGTACCCATACTGAGGTGAGAGTCACAGGGCCTGGTATCTCCCTTCCCTGCCATGGAGGAGCCTGGGCAGGGAGCCAGAGCTCCATAGAGCTGCAGTTTATgtccatatggtccaagccacCAGAAAGGGCCCTGGGCCAGAAGCCAGGTGGTTGGCTGTGCCCCAGACACCATCTGAACTGATATCGTCTGTCCTTTCTGGATCGTGGCATCTACCTCAGACAGGGGTTGGGGTAAGGTAACCCGTTATGTGGCCAGTGGAAAATTCAAGTCAGTGAGTgaagtattttattaatttaattaatatatcaaGTGAGCTGGTAAATTAGGGCGCAGGACCCCAGGAAAGAATTGGGGCTATTAGCCCCAGGGGTGGACAGAGGGCTTAGCCCTGCCCAAGAACATGGGACTTCAGCTGCTGAGTGGCTGAGGCAGGCCTGGGGGCTGTGTCTCAAGTGAATGGAACCCTTGGGTGTATTGTGTGAGGTGGGGAGACAGGTCCTTAGAAGGAAAGAGGCAAGGTCTCTAGAGAAGTCCCCAGAAAGGCCTCCAGGCTTCTGGGGAGCAAGACTTTATTTGCTTCCCCAGGACAGGGCTGGGTAGTACATCAGGGCTCCAGGACAGGGGCACATCCGCACTCAGGTTTCTGGTTGGCTGAACTAGAAAGGTGGGCACAGGCAGCTGCAGACAGTGGGGGTTTACTCCACCCCCTTCATGAACTCCAGGAACTCTGTggagagagaggcaggcaggtgAGGGGGGCAacaggcaggctgggggccatGTGCAGTCTGTCCCCCACGCACCATCATAGTCAATGCGGCCATCATTGTTCTTGTCCCCGTCTTTCATGAGCTCCTCTATATCGTCCTCTGTGATGGTCTCCCCAGTGGCCTGAAGCATCATCTTCAGCTCCTCTAGGTCAATGTAGCCATCTGAGTTCCTATGGGGAGGCCAGGGGCTCAGAAGAGGGAGACTGAGGATACCCCATGTTCCCCCTACCTCCTAGCTCTGCTAGGGTCAGACCAGAGGTCAAGTGTCATGCACTCACTTGTCAAACATGCGGAAGAGGTCAGACAGCTCCTCCTCTGACTTGCCCTTGCTGTCATCCTTCATGCAACGAACCATCATGACCAGGAACTCATCAAAGTCCACTGTGCCACTGCCTGGGGCAGAGACCGAGGCCAACAGAGGGGAAGGGTCAGGATGAAGATCCCCAGTCCTTCATGTCCCATGTCCTCCCACCCTGCCCAGAAGGCCAGGGCAGACAAAACAGGGCACCTATTTACTTTTACCCATTTACAATGGGTCCCATTGAGAGGCTAATGGAGAGGTTCCAGACTTATCTGGCCACCATCCCCTGAAAATCTGCTTGCTTTAGCGagtactcttttttggggggtgtgccacacccaacagcattcaggagttacttttggttctttttttttttttttttttttttttggtttttgggccacacccggcggtgctcaggggttcctcctggctgtctgctcagaaatagctcctggcaggcacaggggaccatatgggacaccgggattcgaaccaaccacctttggtcctggattggctgcttgcaaggcaaacgcagctgtgctatctctccgggccctacttttggttctgtacccagaaattactcatggaggctgaagggaccatataggatgctggggatcaaacttgggttggccatgtgcaaggcaaacacccttccttctATGATATCATGATATCACTCTAGCACCTAAGCAAGTACACTTTTGCACTGAGGCTGCACCACTGCTGTGGACAGTTCAGTGCCCAGCCAGAAATCACCCACTGGAAACCAGGGCAGGAGTGTAAAAGTAGAGCTGGGCTGAAGAGCAAACAGGGGCTCTGGGACTCACCATCCTCATCCACTTCATCGATCATCTCCTGCAGCTCCTCCGGGGTGGGGTTCTGGCCCAACATCCGCATCACCTTGCCCAATTCCTTGGTGCTGATGCAGCCATCCTCAGCGCCCAGCACAAAGATGTCAAAGGCAGCCTTGAACTCTGGGGTGTGGGAGTACAGTGACGCATGAGCCAGATCCTAAGGCCACCCACCACCTCGTCCGCATCCCTCTGAGTTCCCTACAGAGTACTAGGCAGAGGAACCTAGTCTCCAGCCTTGTGTTCCCTCACCCAACCCTGTCATCCACTTTGTGAGTATGGGGGGGAGGCTCACCATTTTTCTGCTCTTCTGTCAACTGCTCTACCTAGAAGGGAAAAGAGGATTTTGGTCCCTGTCCCAGAGAGACATTCTGTCCCACAGAGCAGAGACAGAGCAAGAGACATCACTGCTTCCATCACAGAGGAGAGGCTTAGGGTTTTCCCTGTCCTCTCCAGACCCTGGAAGGCCTCCCAAGACTGGTTCAGGGCTAGGGTGCAGGTGGACCCATTCCAGGGATGTGACCTATGAATGCAACTGTTAGAGTCAACTAGAAACCCTTCCCTAGCCAGGTGGTCAGAGACAGCTGTAGTCCAGGCTGGGACAATAAAACCAGGCAGGGCAAGTAAAGCTGCCCCCTATGAAACCTGAGCAGGGCAGCTATTGGACTATTTTTAACCAGGGCCAGAGTTAAACCTGGTGATTGTTCTTGGGGACTTGGCATGTAGGGGGTGGGCCAGTGTTATCTGGTGCCTGGCCTGCTGGTCTCTCAGAAGCCAAAATTAGTCCTGGGCCCAGCAGGACTTATATGGGCACAAGGCGGAGGGCTGTCTGTCCCCTCCCCAGGGCCAGGACACTGGCAGGGTCCAGTACAGCCTTTCCCTGCCAAGGATGGGACTAATGGGGGACAGCCTGTATTTCAGGAGTCTCTGAGATGAGGAGAGGTAAGgacccttcacacacacacacacacacacacacacacacacacacacacacactgtagaAGCACCTCTTATCAACCCCAGTCTCTGACTAAAAGCACCATACTTTGAGTCTGTGAGGGACCCCACTTCTGTTCCTTCTTCCTGGAACCCTACTCCTGCCCGTCTCACACCTCAAAGCCTTTTCCCCAACTCAGATCTAGGGTTTTCAGTCCCTTCTGCAAAACCTTGCCCCCCTCAGCCCTATAGTAATAGTAACATCAATCAGTCAAGAGGGGACAGTGAGTGAAAGATGCAAGAAGTGAAATGTGGGGTGCAGGAGAGGGAGTCAAGGAGACAGCAGCAGAGACTGAGAACTCAGGAGGCAGAAA
Coding sequences within it:
- the TNNC1 gene encoding troponin C, slow skeletal and cardiac muscles, which produces MDDIYKAAVEQLTEEQKNEFKAAFDIFVLGAEDGCISTKELGKVMRMLGQNPTPEELQEMIDEVDEDGSGTVDFDEFLVMMVRCMKDDSKGKSEEELSDLFRMFDKNSDGYIDLEELKMMLQATGETITEDDIEELMKDGDKNNDGRIDYDEFLEFMKGVE